One Nitrospira sp. genomic window, ACATGTCTATTCATCAAACTGCCCACTTTTTAGGCGTATGTACCCTCTTGGAATAGCCACCACTAATAGTGGCTCATGCGTATGCTTTGCGATGTTTTCGCGCATTCCTAGCAATGTGTATTCCGTGGCCATAAGCAAGCCATTCGGGAGTCACTGATCAGATCGACTCGTGCATCGCTATCCACAGCCATGAGAATTTCCTGTGGATCATAGATGAATTGCTGCGTCTGGAGCGCTCTATCTGATCTGTCAAGAGACGGTCTGAACAGAACGCCGTCTCGTTGGGGAAGAAGGTAGAGCCAAATGGCTGGGAGCCGCACTACTTTTTTCGATACACATTGAGCCCGATCTTCTCTTGTCGATCCGGAATGGTCACGTTCCCTTCCGTCGAGGCAATGATGATGGTCTTGCCTGTTGAAGAGGGACCGAATTCCTTTGAAAGGTCCACTCTAATCGTCAACACAGACCCTTCGACGCTCATCTCAACATTTTTCATGATCGTACCCTTTCAGTTGCACAAATGGTAGTTCCTTGGTTTTGAACATCGATCCCCCATGACCCATTCACGGGATTAACCGCTGGCTGCGCCAAGGCCGAGCCCGGAATCAGGTTCTGCATGTGGCTCGATTTGAGAATCGACCGTTTCCTCACAAGATCAGGGGGCTAGCGAGCCAAGGTCGTGCTAGAGAGCTGCTTGGCGATGTTAGGTAAATGTTTTTGGGCATCGGCACCTTGAAAGCTAAAGGTCAGCACAAAACCCGAACACTGAGTGTACCCGGTGCCGCCAGGGCCTTTGCCGTTTCGAAAGTCACCGATGACCATCTCCCCTCCTGTACAAACCGGGAAGGCCGATCGCTTGAACTCCGGGTTCTGCAAGGAGATGTCGATGATCTGTTTGGTCTCTGTCACGGTTTCGCTTTGGAGGTCGATGTGCACGTACATTGACAGCACCTGACCGTTGGGCCATTGCCATGCACACCCTTCACCCGTTCCCATTCGAGACTGGACCGCAGCCAACTTTGGGGATGAGAGCAGGCTACAGACTTGAGCGGCCATAGGGCTTTCGGCCTGGACAGATGATGCCCAGAGTATTCCACCGATGGCGATGAAGTGTCTCAGCTTCAAGTTGTTTTTCCTTTGAAGAGCAACACCTGCGACAATGAACAGACGGACGAATTGTAGTCCCGGCGATTTGACGATTCAATGGTCTGTTCCTCGGCCCATGAAATAGCAGATCGCAAGACGCAACTATACCGCAGTACTTTTTGATTACTCCTCGACGATTCGTTGGATTTTGAATTCAAAGAAAAGCAGTGATACACGATACAAGACCCGACCACAGATGAGCCTCCAAGGGGCGTCAGGTAGAAGTAAACAGTGGTGCAATCGCCGTAGGGATCAGAAGCGAGAAGTAATTTTCTTTACTTGCCATGTATGATCTTTCTCATTCAGGGTGGCACATAAAATTGTTTTCCCGTCGGTGCGGACATTCACCAAACCATAGATGAGACCAGTGACGATTTGTGTTCGATCGAGTCGTCTTTTGACGGTAGTCGGTCTGAGATCTCCGGCTTTCGTTGTTTGCGCTTCTATTTTGATCGTGTCCAGTTGGGTCGCCTCGATGGTTGTCGTTTCACCGTCCCTCGTGATGGTTACTTTCCTCGGCTTGCCGAGAGCAATACTTTGAGCGAGTTCCGTCGAATAAACCAGAGGAGTCACGATTTGATCTTGAGAGATCTCCAAATGGCCTGTCGTGGCGCTTGCCGCAACGATACCAGGGCGTGGATGGTCATGGCCTTCATTGTCGCCGGAGGAAATCACGGTCACAGCCGGTCGCATGGCACTCAAGAATTCGTACGACACATCATCGCTGCCGTGGTGGCAGGCCTTGGCAACATCGCATAAGAACTCCATCCGATTGCCAGCGTAGTCTTCTAATAGAGAGCGTTGACTGTCGGTATTGAGATCGCCTGTCAGGAGGATTCTCGATCGGCCATAATCGAGTCGCAGGAGAAGACTATTGCCGTTCGTATTCTTACTTGCGGACGAACCGAAGTTGTGGAGCGAAGGTTTACCCCTAATCGTCGTTTCGAACGGAGCCAGGATACGAATCGCCACATCACCGTTGCTTCCATCAAATCCGGGAAGGTACCGATTAACCTGGCTTAACCTCTGGATCGGAGTTGCGGTCCCGGCGATGGTTTTTGCCTTGGTGACGTGCTTCATGAAGTCCGCCCATTCGCCTTGCAGTTTTGGCTCCGCATCATTCTTCAGCGCCGCCACGACTTGTGCCCGTTTGTCCATCAGTTGAGTCAAGAACTTCTTGTCGTCCGTTGTTGGTCCTAACCACCGCTTATGAGTGGTAGGATTGACCCACCAGCCGACGCCCGCGTGATAGAACGCATCGACTAGGATTTCATCCGTATCCAGTTCCGTACTCTGCGACGTATCGAGCAGATCTGACAGGCCGCCATAATGGTCCGCATCGTTATGCGAGGCAATCATCGCATCGAGGTGGATCTGGTTGAGACCGTAATCCTTGGCGAATTTCCAATCAACGAAGTCGGCCGCATTCTTGCCCGTCGGTTGCTTGGTGCGATCGAATCCTCCATCGAGCATGATGTGACGGTTATCGGGGGTGCGGATCAAGACACCATCTCCCTGGCCGACATCAATGAAGTACACTTCCAAGAGGGATTCGTCGCCGATCGCATCAGAATCTACGAATCCGGTCTTTCCGCGAGTGCGCACCTTTGTGCGAGACCCGGCAACACTCAGCACCGCGAGGTGATCCCCCCACAGAAGTTCCAGTAATTTCTTGTTGCCAGTAGCAGCCTCAAACAGCGGTGTTGTATCCGTCGAGACATATTGAATAGCCATAGGGATTACTCCATTCCAGTCAGTTGTTGACGAATGCTTTTAAGTAGATGTTAAAACTCATGGACTCTTCGGAATTCGGTTCTGATAAGTGGATCTAGGCATCCACTGGGCTTTAGGCTTCATGTGGACCGCTGTGTATCATCGTGTGTCCAAACAGTTCCTGTCGGTAGATCAGATCAGCCAAGGTTTCACGCTTGCCTCGTGGCTCGAAACTCTCTCTGCGCTTCGAGTTTTTTACTCAATTCTGAGCGGAGCCCCAACATTTTGTTCAACAAGCCAAGCCAAAACGCGCTTCCTAAGCTCACGAGGATCCATGTGACAAAGATTCCGGAGGTCAATTCAGCTCTCTTGCAATGCTCAAAGAATGGGATGGGTCTGTCGACTATCGGAATTTTACAAGCCAATTCCTTTGGCGTATTCTCGCCAAACAACCCCTTCACCTCACCAAGCTGCATCATGTCATTCGCAGCCTTTTTCAGTGCTTGACCACTTTGTTCGCACGGGTCCTTAACATCCGGGCTAGTCTTGCCATCTCGACATTTTTGAAACTCGTCATAAGCCTTTTGAAGCGATGGGAGATTGGTTTCGGTTGCCGTCGCTAGTTTAGCGCTAAGGATTTGGTCTTTGTTTAAACGATCAAATAAATCGATTGAGTCCACCGGCCAATTAATCAAGAGCAGGGGTAAGGTGAGAAGGATGCCAAGAAATTTCCCGAATGCGCTGACATCTTCAGTAGCGCGATCCAATACGTCATCAAACCGGGCGAATATCTTTGATGCGAGCTCAGGTACTATTTTCTGCATGGCTTTCGTGCGCCACAGGTGAGCCGGGAGCGTCGGGTCCTTGGTTTCCTCCGCAAGAATCGCTTCTTCAAGTTCCTGCAATTTACTCTTGGCTCCAGTTTCATCGGCAAAGCCTAACTTGGTGGCCAGCTCGTTATCAGAGACCGCTTTGCGCAAGAGGAGCAGCACGAACTCTTCGCGACCTATGTGTTTTGGCGCCCCTGCCAGGAAATATGAGCTGAGTTTATTTAGTGCTCCCCCAAATTTCTTTCCAAAGATCGAACTCCCTTTATTGAGAAGCGCATCCACATTCTGCTTCGCAAACGCTTTTTCAAAGCCAATTTCCTCTAGCATGCTTGCAAGCCCATTGCCGACAGCTCTGCCTTTCGTTTTGAATATGAGCACCCATGTTTGGGCGGCAAAAGTCGTCACGATAGATAACAGCAGCATGACCAGTGAGAAGCCTATTAGGACGTTCAGATAGTGCAAGATATTCATGGACCTACTCCGTTAAGTTACGGTGAGGGGCGGTACCCATCTTCACCTATTCGCGGATTCACCCAGCGGTACAAAATTTTGGCGCCAGACTCACCTATTCGCCTTGTTCAGTGGCTTCCAGAAAGACTTCCGGTACGTTGTCTTGTTGGGAGCTAAAGCATTTCTTGCGCCACACGCATCTCAAGGGAGAAGGCCTGACATTTCGACGACCTCGGCGATGTGTTTAAGCGTTGAACAGCCTGTGTCTGTATCTAAAGAGATTCTGTGATGGATCGGATTGGATACAACCGATGTTGGAGGAAATGGTTGGTGATTTATGCTGGTCAACGGGGTGAGGCCTGATCAGCTAGCAGTGTTGTCAACACATCGTGGATGTTGTGCCTCTGAAATCACTATACTAATCCGCTTGTTTGAGCTTGCTGCTTGTTGAAGGGTGCGAGGTTGTGTGGTGTTGCGTTCGTGGTTCGACGGCCTCACCACGAACGCAATTCTCTGTGATGCTCGACTAGAACACGATCGTCCATCCTTCTTGTTTCGCCTGCTGGGCGGTATACGAAACACCGTCCACCTTTAAGCCCTTGTTGTTCAGCAGGGTAATAATCCCACCCTTGTTTCCCAATTGAACGGTCTGGGGAAGCGTGACGACGAACGTGGCACCGTGGTTGATGACGCCGGAGAGGGTGTGGGTCTTCTTGAGCCGATCGGCAATCTTCCATCCAGTCAGATCAATCGATTCCGGTGATGCATTAAGCAACGTGACCGTTTCTTGTTCCGGCGCTGGCCCGATCGGATTCACTAGCGCACCGACGATCCGAACGAGATGATCGGGTTCCGTTGGACTTGGCTGTGGTCCGGGGCCAGGATTCGGTACGTCGGGACTGGCATGACCGGTGCGGTCGTCGGTGTGCCAGGCTTGGGATTGGAACGCCAAGAAGACCCCGACCCATTGACGGGAACCTGGAAAGGCAAACAGCAAGCCTCCATCCTGCCAAACGCCGTCGTCACTCTTAAAACGTGGAGTATTCCCCTGATTCATATGAATGTCGTGAATGCCGTTGCCCGGGGTGAAGCCAAATATTTTGTCGGGCACACCTTCCTCCGGTCCCCAGCGTTCTCCAAACGCATAGATCAACGCATCCGGTTCAGTAATCGCGCGAGCCACATAGTGCTCAATCTGATCACTCAAATCATTGTTCGGACCAGGGAGATTTGGTGGCAGGAGCCGCATGTCAAGACGATTGAACAGATTGCCACGAATGAAATCGAGTGCCTGTCCTCCGGGTTGACTTCGCAAGGGTGTGAATCCAATGGGGAACTCCGGTAGAGACGCCGTGATTGAGTGCTGGAAATCGTCATCGACTAAGAACAGTAGTTCGGATGGGCTGAGTTGGGATTTCACATTCACCGCAATCCGGTACTGGACGTCACCCGCTGCCATATGAATCTGGAAATGGGGAGAACTGGCCTCGGTTTCTCGCTTGCCCCCAATGGCTTTGCCTTTGAGCACTCCGTATTTTTTTAATGGCATCCGTTACCTCCGTCGTTGTGTCGGGCAGGGTTGATGTAGAAATGATCTCGTTCCGTTGTCCATATCGGACAGATGAGCGTGTATAGTCTGAAACCTGTGAGAATGTTCAGGTGGATATCCGCCACGTAAGTCAGTATCCACGCCAGACGCCATCGTGAGAACCTACTTTGTATTGGATGGCTAAAGCATTTCTTGCGCCATGTGCAGCTTAAGCAAAAAGCCTAGTATTGCAACGGCCTCGGCGAGGTGTTTCGGAGTTGGACAACCTGTGCCTGTATCTAAATGGATTCCACGGTGGATCGGATTGGATACAGAAGGTGGTAGAGGACATGCTGCGGATTTATTCTGGTCAACTGAATATGGATGGTTCAGCAAGCCAAAATTTCATGGTAATCAGGTGACGAGTCATAAAAACCTTGGGTTGAACATGTGCTGGTTGGATGAGATAGCTCGGAGTCGGACAGACGAGATTGAAGTGAGAGGGTAATGTCGGCACTGAAGGAAGGATGAGTGGCGGTACGGCGAGTCAATGCGTAGGCCAGACCACTAGTGTCCGGTTAAAAATCAAACAGAATCATTTGGTTATGGGGTGGTGGTGCNNNNNNNNNNNNNNNNNNNNNNNNNNNNNNNNNNNNNNNNNNNNNNNNNNNNNNNNNNNNNNNNNNNNNNNNNNNNNNNNNNNNNNNNNNNNNNNNNNNNGGTAGCACGCCGGTTTGTTAATCCGTACTTTGAGCGGTGCCTCCTTCATTGGTTTTGTATGAGAGATGGCATTAGGAAAGTGCGAAATCCTTGGAGAGCTTATGCGTTGTTCTTTGGTGACGTTCTGAGGGGACCTGAAGGCAGACCGCTTTTTGATTGTGTGATAGGATCCGTCTTCGCTTGTCGACTAGAACGTGTTGTTGGGCGTGATGTTTGTGACAAAAGCGGAAAGCATCTGACGGATTCGACGGCGAGATCAATCGCGAGATCGGGCCAATGCAGGTAGGTGGGTGTGCGCTGCTCCACATTCATGAGCTTCCGCACGGAGGCGTCTTGAAACCAAGGAAACTCTTTGAAGGAAATAAAGAGCTCACGGTCTCTGGTCGCCAACCAGATTCCGTGCTTGGAGATGTTTAGGACTTCAATTTCCGAAACACCTTTGTCTTGGGTGCTGAATTCCATCTGACTGCTCTCGTATGAGCGGGCTCGTTCTGTTCGTGAATGATGAGAACGATGAATAACGCAGCTATCGGTCTATCCTGCTTTTGAAAAGCCTTCATTTCGAAGAATCTCCGCCACATTCTGCTCGTTCACGAACACGTCGGCCAGAAGACGATTGTAGACATCTCGGCCGTGTGGCTCGATGCGAATCGAGCCGCCGCGAAGGAGTTCTTCTAGCCGTTGCTTGGCTGCCGGTCCTTGCAGCTCGCTCATTTCTGGGGTGTCGATGCCACGAAGTCTGATGCGCTCGCTTCCGACGCGAAGGGTATCTCCATCGACGACACGTACTAATAGCGTACTCAGCAGTCTCGCCTCCTGCCTTGACCGAGTGCGAAGCGTAGAAAGTCGAGACTGTTTGTGCGTAGAGCCGAGTTTGTACCGCCCTTTGGGGTAGCGCTGTGGTCGGCTGTCCGGCGGACGCCGAGGCCGACGCTGCTTGTAGGTGGGGAGGCGATCTGAGTCTTGTTCCTGATTCGGTGACGGATACCAGCAGAGATCACATTGCGGTTGTAGCGTCGAACCAAGATTGGAGTTCGGTAAACGATCAGCATGGGCATTGGGTTGGAAGGGTATGAGAACCCACCAGCCGATAAACAACCAAGTCACAATGGGCACATGCAGTTTCATAGAAAGTGTGCCTATGCAGGTGTCGCGCCAGACTTTGATCGATTGACAATGTTTAAAACCGCATGCTGCAATGGGTTCGCATTTTTACAAGATACGAATGACGCTTCACGATTCACGGAGGTTGAATGTCATGGATATGATGGGACGGGTGGGGCTGGTTGAAATTCCTATATTGATCGCCCCGGATCAAAAGGCTTGGATGGATCGCATGATTAAGGAAGGGAAAATCGCCATCCCGCCTGGCGGCACGTTGGAAAAAGGGTCGCTCTATTCGATGTTTATCCGCATGCTGCTCCATAACGCGATGGAGGAACAGAAGCGGCAGGAGGCATTAGAAGCAGAAGATGAGGATGATGAGTAGAAAGTACTCAGATAGCCCTCAACGAGAAGGGCTCTTAGGCGTCGGTGCCCTGTATCTAAATAGATAACGAGTGTATCCTGGAAGATACGAATGACCGATCTAACTGGACG contains:
- a CDS encoding thermonuclease family protein, giving the protein MKLHVPIVTWLFIGWWVLIPFQPNAHADRLPNSNLGSTLQPQCDLCWYPSPNQEQDSDRLPTYKQRRPRRPPDSRPQRYPKGRYKLGSTHKQSRLSTLRTRSRQEARLLSTLLVRVVDGDTLRVGSERIRLRGIDTPEMSELQGPAAKQRLEELLRGGSIRIEPHGRDVYNRLLADVFVNEQNVAEILRNEGFSKAG
- a CDS encoding DUF2442 domain-containing protein, with amino-acid sequence MEFSTQDKGVSEIEVLNISKHGIWLATRDRELFISFKEFPWFQDASVRKLMNVEQRTPTYLHWPDLAIDLAVESVRCFPLLSQTSRPTTRSSRQAKTDPITQSKSGLPSGPLRTSPKNNA
- a CDS encoding DUF2278 family protein, which translates into the protein MPLKKYGVLKGKAIGGKRETEASSPHFQIHMAAGDVQYRIAVNVKSQLSPSELLFLVDDDFQHSITASLPEFPIGFTPLRSQPGGQALDFIRGNLFNRLDMRLLPPNLPGPNNDLSDQIEHYVARAITEPDALIYAFGERWGPEEGVPDKIFGFTPGNGIHDIHMNQGNTPRFKSDDGVWQDGGLLFAFPGSRQWVGVFLAFQSQAWHTDDRTGHASPDVPNPGPGPQPSPTEPDHLVRIVGALVNPIGPAPEQETVTLLNASPESIDLTGWKIADRLKKTHTLSGVINHGATFVVTLPQTVQLGNKGGIITLLNNKGLKVDGVSYTAQQAKQEGWTIVF